From one Armatimonadota bacterium genomic stretch:
- a CDS encoding glycerol-3-phosphate acyltransferase, producing the protein MASVVSALLAPAVGYLCGSVLPAHLLGRLRGVDFRALGKNPGTAETWRMFGPAPALVVYALDVAKAVIPLILARALRVPSWSLLLTGLAAVAGHNWSLFYRFWGGKGLATASGVVLFFEPAYFSAAAVPGLLAWRLTGWVPASGVVGFPVLIALAWVTQTDPALRAAALLLPAVILVRARREAAEMWARFRASRRAAR; encoded by the coding sequence ATGGCCTCGGTGGTCTCCGCGCTGCTGGCTCCGGCAGTCGGGTACCTGTGCGGCTCGGTCCTGCCCGCACACCTGCTGGGCCGCCTGCGGGGGGTGGACTTCCGGGCGCTGGGCAAGAATCCGGGCACCGCCGAGACCTGGCGGATGTTCGGGCCGGCGCCGGCGCTGGTGGTCTACGCGCTGGACGTGGCCAAGGCGGTCATCCCCCTCATCCTGGCCCGGGCGCTGCGCGTTCCCTCCTGGTCGCTGCTGCTCACGGGGCTGGCGGCCGTGGCCGGCCACAACTGGTCGCTGTTCTACCGGTTCTGGGGAGGCAAGGGTCTGGCCACGGCCTCGGGGGTCGTCCTGTTTTTCGAGCCGGCGTACTTCAGCGCGGCGGCGGTGCCGGGCCTGCTGGCCTGGCGGCTCACCGGATGGGTGCCCGCCAGCGGCGTCGTGGGATTCCCCGTCCTCATCGCCCTGGCGTGGGTGACTCAGACCGACCCCGCCCTGCGGGCGGCCGCGCTGCTGCTGCCGGCGGTGATCCTGGTGCGTGCGCGCCGGGAGGCGGCCGAGATGTGGGCGCGGTTCCGCGCGTCCCGGCGAGCCGCCCGCTAG